In the Hordeum vulgare subsp. vulgare chromosome 7H, MorexV3_pseudomolecules_assembly, whole genome shotgun sequence genome, one interval contains:
- the LOC123407772 gene encoding uncharacterized protein LOC123407772 isoform X1, translating into MPIRRSPTHLISPRTMQSKPGPLPAPPRNAGPRCRRAGCRLAGAPRRPGPQPPDLRGGRHQQWHNSHALCWRSIRPPPPNNMKCGCDSMFFFCTFSVGKKSGKSILCRERG; encoded by the exons ATGCCAATCCGGCGATCCCCCACCCACCTGATCAGCCCGCGCACCATGCAGTCCAAGCCCGGCCCcctccccgcgccgcctcgcAATGCCGGGCCTCGCTGCCGGCGAGCAGGATGTCGTCTCGCTGGTGCGCCGCGTCGCCCGGGCCCTCAACCGCCGGATCTCCGAGGAGGACGCCAT CAACAGTGGCATAATAGCCATGCGTTG TGCTG GCGGTCCATCCGGCCACCTCCTCCGAATAACATGAAGTGCGGGTGTGATTCCATGTTCTTCTTCTGTACATTTTCAGTAGGCAAGAAAAG